CGTATGCTACAGGGCGGGGCTTGGGTGCACCCCTGTGTGAGCTCCCTCTCTTCAGTGAGTAAAGACCCTGCTGTCCTCAGAGTACTGTGTGACTTCCCTGTGTAGTCCTCCCGAGTACACCCACCCTTTCCACCCTGGCACCAGATATCAGCTTGCAAACAGAATCTACCTCATGCTTGTTGGCCTACTCCATGTGAGAGCTGCTTCCTCCCTCAGTGCTGTGCTGAACCCAGGCCAGCTGACTGTTCAGTCTTCAGCAAGTCTGCAGGCTGGTTAACACAGCCACCATCAAGgcctaaattatataaaattataatcaagTAATTATGATAAAAACTAAGTATTCTAAATGCATCACTTCCTAATTATTTTATACATCTCTATTCTGCAGTTATCGATGGAGTTTGCACGGGCATGGTGGAAATACACGACAGCTCTGTGCTAGACCCCAAGGCTTCCTGGGCTCAGGTACCACGCTGTGTCCACAGACCGAATATTTACCCCACTTCTCAGCTCAACTCCAGGCTCTGGGATGTGGTGCCCAGGCCAGgcacagagatatgcctgtcaTGTAAGTAATCAGTGGAGCCCACTCACCAACTTCCTGGGTTTCCCCTCTGATGGTTTTGGATAAAGTAGACTCTATTCCTTTCCCCAGACCCTCTAGGCTACCAGACAGTCAAAACAATTAGAGGCAGAGCCAACTTGATAATGACCAGGGTAGACTCTCCCTACCTAGGATCCTGAGAACCCTCTGAAATGGATTTAAAGAGGGTAGAGGCCTCTTCCAGTGTGGTTGCTCACGCGGGCTGGGCAGCTCCCATAGGGGTCAGCATAGCGCCTCCAGGTGGACTGAGTACTGAGCAATGGTGCCCGAATGGCCCATACCCTTGACTGTCTTCCCTGCTCTGGGCTCCAAGGATCCCAAAGGTCTTGCGGCCTCTGGGCAGGAGCCCAGGACCCTTTCTTCCCTTTGAGCCCCGCCCCCTCCCTTCATCCTCCGTCAAAGGTTGAGGCACTCTCAGCGCCCAAATGTGACAGTACCAAGCCACCTCGGTCTCCTGGATGATAAAGATCGGAGTCTTGGGCCGCTCCTGGGGCTCAAGATTACAAAAATCGAGCTAAGCGCCCAGTTCCCCCTACACACCTGCAGGGGaaggaccaggctggtctcctgcGCCCACGCACTCTGAGCGGGGATAGCCTCGCCGCAGGGCCAGGCCGGGAACTGCTTCGCGTTAGACGCGTGGGGGGAGGCGCCGCCGGGGCCGAAGCGCTAGGCCTGCGCGGGGTCCCCTCGTCCGTCCGCACTAGGTTGGGAGTTGGGCGCAGACGTCGCCCAGCAGCGCAGCGCCCCTGGAGTGGGTAATTCCTAGTTCTGCCGGTGCACGTCCGGCGCAGAGCGTCGGGAAGCAAGTCCTGGGGCCCCAGGGGGACCTAGGGGGCGCCCAGATGCGAGCCGCTGCGTTCCTGCGCTCTGTACCTGACGGTGGACCCACCGGAGTGAGGGCCCCGCACTCCCTTCCTGCACCAAAGCCCAGGACAGCCGCGTCCTGGCCGCGGGGTCCCTCTGGCGCCCGGAAGCGGCGGCCCAGCGACGCGCCTGGCGTGCAGGGGCCACAGCAGCTCGCAGCACGGACTCGGGATGGTTAAATACGGAGACTAGAAACACAGGCAGTGGGGCGCCCCTGGGGCTTGGGGCTGGGAGGAGGCGTCGGAGAAGACCTGGAGAGTGGCTTCCCTATCAATCTGGCTTCTACCCTCACCACCGGTGATGCCCATCGGGGAGTGGCATCCTCTGCCCGAGGGCTGCCGGTGGGTCCCGGACTGGCGCCTCACAGTCGGGACCCAGGCTGGCTCATCGCAACGCCCCGTAAAAGGTGTTGTGGGGCAACCGAAGGCTTAACTGGAAGGGGTGGGGGCGGTCTACAGGGCTACAGCGGCCAGCCTGTAGCTGGGCTCTTCCAATCATTTAAAACCCGATGTGGGTTCTCCCCGCCTTCgttttcttttcaatataatTGGGTCTTGGGCGAGTTCCCAGGTCCAATTCTGACTCCGACGTGGGGCTGCAACCCAGACCCTTGTCCAGAGTCCCCAGAGGCATTGGAACCTGGACTGGAATCCCAGCCAGGCAGTGCcgctatccagaaaaaaaaaggaggcgtGGGTGTGCGGTTGGCTGGGTAAGGTGTCTTTAGGAAAAGGGTTAAAAGAGGTGCGAATCCCTGTAGAGGCGAAGCCGCTACTCACCTCTGGGACCCTTCCCCCAAAGTTCAGGGGCTAGGCGGGACTCAAGTGGACCGGTAAGcccaacactcacacatatacctACAAAGGGACACACAGACACGCCCAGAGCGTTAAGGGAAGAAGCTCCCCCCAGGGGCCCCTTTTGAGTGGCCAGCCAGATTCTGGGGCGCCACCTGCCTGGAACTAGGCTGGCTTGGATGACAGGAAGGGTTCGATCCGCAGATCCGAGAAGGCCTTCCTTAGCCCTGACGAGTGCATAGTGGGGGCTCTCGTTTCCGGGGGTGGGGGACGTTATGAGGTCCACAATCCTCAGGAGTAAGGAGAAGGGGAATACAGGAGGGCGGGGAACCTGGGAGTGAGGATTTCCAGACTCAGAGTGCTCCGTGGCTTTCAGCCCCACACGGACGTCTGTGAATCATTGTTTGGCCTCGCGACCCCTTTTCAGGACCTCAGCGAGCTGCGCGCCGGGCACACCGACGTTGACGATTTAGGAAGAAGAGGGCTGCCAGCGCACCGGAGCCCGGACCACGCGGGCGCTCTGTGCGACCAAGCGAACCGAGCTTGTCTCGTGGCCTTTCTCCTTTTCCGAGCCCCGTTGGAGATTAGGGACATCGGGCAGGTGCCCCACCATCTAATCCAGGCCCACGGCTGATCTCCCCCTTGGCCCTGTATTCTGGGAGCCTTCGGGGAAGCGGCGCGGGCCCGGGCGGGGGCGTGCGTGAGGAGGCGGTGGGAGGGGGCGGTGGCGGATCCGGGAGGAACGAGATGGGGAGGGCCGAGGTAGCTCCAGCCGCGCTCCCGTGCGACCCCCGCGGCGCCGCGGGGCCCGTCCGCACACAATTAAAGCGGGATTCCTCCCCCGCTGACGTCGGCGGCGCCGAGGCCCCTCCCGCGGCTGCATAAAAGGCGCGGGCTCCGCAGCGCAGGCGGCAGTGGGGGCCGAGGAGCGCGGCCGAGAAGACTGTGCAGCGGAGAAGCGCGGTGCCCAGAGCGCGGGCCGCCTGCGGAGCGACTGCCCCAGCCAGCCGGATCCCGGTCTCACCCCGATCCCCACCGGAGCCGAGCGGGCCCGGTGCTCCAAGTGTCCGCAGCCATGCTGGCCGGCCGCGCCGCACGCACCTGTGCGCTGCTcgccctctgcctcctgggcaGTCGGGCCCAGGATTTCGGGCCGACCCGCTTCATCTGCACTTCGGTGCCGGTGGACGCCGACATGTGTGCCGCGTCCGTGGCCGCGGGCGGCGCGGAGGAGCTTCGGAGCAACGTGCTGCAGCTCCGCGAGACCGTGCTGCAGCAGAAGGAGACCATCCTCAGCCAGAAGGAGACCATCAGGGAGCTGACCACCAAGCTTGGCCGCTGCGAGAGCCAGAGCACCCTGGACGCGGGTCCCGGCGAGTCCAGGTCGGGCGGTGGCCGCAAGCAGCCTGGCTCTGGCAAGAACACGATGGGCGACCTGTCCCGGACGCCGGCCGCGGAGACGCTCAGCCAACTCGGGCAAACTTTGCAATCTCTCAAAACCCGACTGGAGAACCTCGAGGTCCGCGTGAGCTGCGGTTTCCCCTCCGCGTTGTGCGCCCTTCTACCCTCGCCCACCCCATCCCGACCCGGCCCGGCACCCCCGCCCCCCTTTCCTTGCCTCTTCGGCGCGTTGATGCCAGACCGGCGCCTCTCGAACCCTGCGGGGCACCGAGGGCTGCCACTCGCTGGAGCTCCCCTCCAGGCCGCCCCCGCAATCGCCCCAGGGACCGCGTCGCGGGCCTTCGCGTACGGTCCGGGCTGCACGCCTAACGGTGTGGTTTTCCCCTGCCCTTGTACCCCCGCAGCAGTACAGCCGCCTCAATTCTTCCAGCCAAACCAACAGTCTCAAGGATCTGCTGCAGAGCAAGATCGATGACCTGGAGCGGCAGGTGCTGTCTCGGGTGAACACTctggaagaggggaaagggggcccCAAGAACGACACAGAGGAAAGGGCCAAGATCGAGAGCGCCTTGACCTCCCTACACCAGCGGATCAGCGAGCTGGAGAAAGGTAAGGGCTCAGGGGGACATGCTGCACGCTTTCGGTTATCTCCAGAGACACTGCCTGCCTGGGTCCTACTCCCTGGCCTGGCCTCTTGTCCCCGACCCACTCTGTAATCCCTCCCCAGTCAGGGCTTCCTGCCCAGTTCCTAGGCTGTAGATACCTCTCTGGGGACGCAGCAGAGCTTAAGAAGGGATTGTACAGTACAGTCAGGACACTCGCAGGATTTCTTTTTCAAGTCTGATTTGTTTAATCTCCAGCAACTTTGCACAGTAGCTGTTTCTGGCCCAAGCCTTCTTTAGCAATGAAAGCCTTGCTTTGGCTGGAATCTGTCACCAACAAAGACCCGTACGTCAGCCTTCTGAGGCCATTAGGTATCTTTTCTGCCAGTTGCCCAGCAGTCCTGGTGTTCTTTCAGGATTACGGGGTCCCCCTCTCTACCTTGAACCCCCTCAATCGATTTTCCTTTTTCCAGTGACGCCTCCGCGTTTGCCCTGGTCATGAACTCAGGCTGGTCCTCGGCACCTGGCTGGGTGTGCTGATGAGCTATGCCCTGAAGTCACAGAAATCAAACAAGGTTGTAAGAGGAGGAGGGGGTAGCCCGGCTCAGAGCAGGGCCACGTGACCCCCGCTCGGACTGCAAAATGTGCAGGATGGATTTAAACAGTGCCATCTTAAGGCGTGTTATGTAACTGAAAACCATCAAGGGAAAGGAAGCTAAGGAGGGAGG
The nucleotide sequence above comes from Arvicanthis niloticus isolate mArvNil1 chromosome 6, mArvNil1.pat.X, whole genome shotgun sequence. Encoded proteins:
- the Nptx1 gene encoding neuronal pentraxin-1; the encoded protein is MLAGRAARTCALLALCLLGSRAQDFGPTRFICTSVPVDADMCAASVAAGGAEELRSNVLQLRETVLQQKETILSQKETIRELTTKLGRCESQSTLDAGPGESRSGGGRKQPGSGKNTMGDLSRTPAAETLSQLGQTLQSLKTRLENLEQYSRLNSSSQTNSLKDLLQSKIDDLERQVLSRVNTLEEGKGGPKNDTEERAKIESALTSLHQRISELEKGQKDNRPGDKFQLTFPLRTNYMYAKVKKSLPEMYAFTVCMWLKSSAAPGVGTPFSYAVPGQANELVLIEWGNNPMEILINDKVAKLPFVINDGKWHHICVTWTTRDGVWEAYQDGTQGGNGENLAPYHPIKPQGVLVLGQEQDTLGGGFDATQAFVGELAHFNIWDRKLTPGEVYNLATCSSKALSGNVIAWAESQIEIFGGATKWTFEACRQIN